CCCATGGGAGACCTCCGCGAGCAGCCCGAGAGTACGCGCCCCGAGTTCGAGGGAATCATCGTGATGGAAGCGCAGCTCCGGCACGCGTTTGATCGGCAGGTTCTGGGCGAGGCGTCGGCGCAGGAAGCCGGACGCGCTCTCCAGCCCCTCCTGGGTGGCCAGCACCGCCTCCGGGTCGCCCTCGCCGTTGTCGCCGTTCGCTGCCATGCAGCTCCAATCGATGCGCGCGTTGCGGAA
The sequence above is drawn from the bacterium genome and encodes:
- the rbfA gene encoding 30S ribosome-binding factor RbfA, whose amino-acid sequence is MTRRTERVSEEIRGELARLLHEEITDPRIELVTITRVDLSPDFRNARIDWSCMAANGDNGEGDPEAVLATQEGLESASGFLRRRLAQNLPIKRVPELRFHHDDSLELGARTLGLLAEVSHGEE